Proteins encoded together in one uncultured Sphaerochaeta sp. window:
- the aceE gene encoding pyruvate dehydrogenase (acetyl-transferring), homodimeric type — translation MSKKIFHDPDPAETKDWLESLEGVIEHEGNQKTDYLLSELTQAARSKGVTTSPGVISPYINTTNLDSNATIPPEESLIARNVSAFVRWNAMVMVAKANEDGKGLGGHIASYSSSSAMYEVGFNWFFKGPESEHGADMIYFQGHSSPGMYARAFIEGRLSEDQLEHFRQEAAGKGLSSYPHPYLMPEFWQFPTVSMGLGPSMAIYQARFMKYMEDRGLKNSGDRKVWVFMGDGESDEPESLSALSLASREKLDNLIFVVNCNLQRLDGPVRGNGKIIQELEGKFRGAGWNVIKVIWGTEWDSILEKDTKGILLQKLANMVDGEFQTLQARGPAYLREKLFSGDEYLESLVEGMTDKDLWQLSRGGHDPRKIYQAFHAASNHKGKPTVILFKTIKGFGMGSGEGAMGAHNLKHMEESDLLAFRDHFHVPIDDEQAKSMVFIKPDPESKEGKFLARRREIMGGPVPYRHKDGEKLTVPRTKSFEDMYASTGERELSTTMAFVRLLTKLVKDKNIGERIVPIVSDEARTFGMEGLFRQIGIYAPDGQLYEPVDKESFLWYREDKKGQILEEGISEAGAMSSWIAAATSYANHQVSMIPFFIFYSIFGFQRVGDFIYAAGDSRAKGFLMGATAGRTTLNGEGLQHEDGHGLLLASTHPTCQAYDPTFSYELAVIIQDGMKRMYEDDENIFYYITLMNENYTHPEMPKGAEEGIKKGAYLFRKAKKNKNPVVQLMGSGTILREVIEAAELLSKDFGVESDIWSIPGVNELHRDGVEAERYNLTHPEGKAKVPYLTKVMEGHDGPVVISTDYLRAYPEQIRRLIPNSKVTILGTDGFGRSDFRHALRTFFEVDRYYIAVAALKGLADEGTIPAKKVSEAIKKYDIDVDKPNPLLS, via the coding sequence ATGAGTAAAAAGATTTTTCATGATCCAGACCCTGCAGAGACGAAAGATTGGCTGGAGTCGCTAGAGGGTGTAATAGAGCATGAAGGCAATCAGAAGACTGATTATTTGCTTTCAGAACTTACCCAAGCAGCACGAAGCAAAGGTGTTACCACATCCCCTGGGGTCATAAGCCCCTATATCAATACTACAAATCTAGACAGTAATGCGACCATTCCACCGGAAGAATCGCTTATTGCACGAAATGTATCAGCATTTGTCCGTTGGAATGCCATGGTAATGGTAGCTAAGGCAAATGAGGATGGGAAAGGATTGGGCGGGCATATCGCCAGCTACTCATCCTCTTCAGCAATGTATGAAGTAGGTTTCAACTGGTTCTTCAAGGGACCAGAGTCCGAACACGGCGCCGATATGATCTACTTCCAAGGTCACTCCTCCCCTGGCATGTATGCCCGGGCGTTTATTGAAGGACGGCTGAGCGAAGACCAACTGGAACATTTCAGACAGGAGGCAGCTGGCAAGGGCCTTTCTTCTTACCCGCACCCCTACCTGATGCCGGAATTCTGGCAGTTCCCAACCGTATCAATGGGCCTTGGACCATCAATGGCAATCTATCAGGCACGCTTCATGAAGTATATGGAAGACAGGGGCTTGAAGAACAGTGGAGATAGGAAGGTCTGGGTCTTTATGGGGGACGGAGAGTCTGATGAACCAGAATCACTTTCAGCGCTCTCGCTTGCTTCCAGGGAGAAGCTCGATAACCTTATCTTTGTGGTTAACTGCAACCTGCAACGTCTCGATGGACCGGTTCGTGGTAATGGAAAGATAATCCAGGAACTTGAAGGAAAGTTTAGAGGTGCTGGGTGGAATGTCATCAAGGTTATCTGGGGAACTGAATGGGACTCCATCCTCGAGAAGGATACCAAGGGTATTCTCCTGCAGAAACTGGCTAACATGGTTGATGGTGAGTTCCAGACCCTGCAGGCTAGAGGCCCAGCATATCTGAGAGAGAAACTCTTCTCTGGAGATGAGTACCTTGAATCGCTTGTTGAAGGGATGACGGATAAGGATCTCTGGCAGTTGAGCCGTGGAGGCCATGATCCCAGAAAGATCTACCAGGCATTCCATGCAGCATCGAACCACAAGGGAAAACCCACGGTCATTCTGTTCAAAACCATCAAGGGCTTTGGTATGGGCAGCGGCGAGGGTGCTATGGGTGCTCATAACCTGAAACACATGGAAGAGAGCGATCTTCTCGCCTTCAGGGACCATTTCCATGTACCTATTGATGATGAACAGGCAAAGAGTATGGTGTTTATCAAACCGGATCCTGAGAGCAAAGAAGGTAAATTCCTTGCTAGGCGACGTGAGATAATGGGAGGACCAGTTCCCTACCGCCATAAGGATGGCGAAAAACTGACGGTCCCCAGAACCAAGAGCTTTGAGGATATGTATGCCTCCACTGGAGAGAGAGAACTTTCCACTACCATGGCATTTGTCCGCCTACTTACCAAGCTGGTTAAGGACAAGAACATCGGGGAGAGGATTGTCCCCATTGTCTCTGATGAAGCACGAACCTTCGGTATGGAGGGCCTCTTCAGACAAATTGGTATCTATGCCCCCGATGGCCAGCTGTATGAACCGGTTGATAAGGAATCATTCCTGTGGTATCGCGAAGACAAGAAAGGACAGATTCTCGAAGAAGGAATTTCTGAGGCCGGTGCGATGTCCTCGTGGATAGCAGCAGCCACAAGTTATGCAAACCATCAGGTTTCGATGATCCCCTTCTTCATTTTCTATTCCATTTTCGGTTTCCAGCGAGTAGGTGACTTCATCTATGCTGCTGGAGACAGTCGTGCAAAGGGCTTCCTGATGGGAGCAACTGCAGGAAGAACCACCCTGAACGGGGAAGGATTGCAACATGAGGATGGTCATGGACTGCTCTTGGCATCCACCCACCCCACCTGTCAGGCATATGACCCTACTTTTTCCTATGAACTTGCTGTGATCATCCAGGATGGAATGAAGCGTATGTATGAGGATGATGAGAACATCTTCTACTACATCACACTGATGAATGAGAACTACACCCATCCAGAGATGCCCAAGGGAGCTGAGGAAGGGATCAAGAAAGGTGCCTATCTCTTCCGGAAAGCAAAGAAAAACAAGAATCCTGTCGTACAGTTGATGGGAAGTGGAACAATCCTTAGGGAAGTCATAGAAGCAGCTGAACTCCTGTCAAAGGACTTCGGTGTGGAGTCTGACATCTGGAGTATCCCCGGGGTCAATGAACTGCACCGTGACGGCGTTGAGGCAGAGCGATACAACCTCACCCACCCAGAAGGCAAAGCCAAGGTTCCGTATCTGACCAAGGTCATGGAAGGACATGATGGTCCAGTGGTGATAAGCACCGACTATCTCAGGGCATATCCTGAGCAGATCAGGAGGCTCATCCCCAATTCCAAGGTCACCATCCTCGGCACAGATGGATTTGGCAGATCCGATTTCAGACATGCACTGAGAACCTTCTTTGAGGTTGACAGGTACTACATCGCAGTTGCAGCGCTGAAAGGCCTTGCCGATGAAGGTACCATTCCTGCCAAGAAAGTGAGCGAAGCGATCAAGAAGTATGATATCGATGTCGACAAGCCCAATCCATTACTGAGTTAA
- the lpdA gene encoding dihydrolipoyl dehydrogenase yields MQEKKTDLVVLGGGPGGYSAAFRAADLGRKVTIIEKSAVLGGVCLNVGCIPSKTLLHIAEVIEEAEKLAPLGVSFGKPTFDLEKIRSHRDSVIKTLTSGLDSLCKARKVERIVGEGSFLSDNELKVVTEKEELKLTFEDLIIAVGSRSVQIPGIPYEDERIWDSTKALELTHIPNRLAIIGGGIIGLEVATMYHALGSKITIIEMMDSLIPPADRDLKQPLVKKLKKQYEAIYTSTKVEKVEAKKDALTLHLAGDKAPSTIDADAVLVAVGRKVNSDRIALENTSIKTTGRGWIEVDKKLRTNVPHIFAIGDVVGDPMLAHKSSHQGKVAAEVAAGQASAFTPMGVPSVAYTSPEVAWVGLSENEAKEKGIAYKKGSFPWMANGRALSAVAAEGVSKALFDEKTGRLLGAGICGKNAGELISEAVIALEMGTVAEDIALSIHPHPTLSETFAVAAELAEGTATDTLNR; encoded by the coding sequence ATGCAAGAGAAGAAAACAGACCTTGTGGTCCTCGGAGGAGGACCCGGTGGGTATAGCGCGGCATTCCGTGCCGCTGATTTAGGTAGGAAGGTTACCATCATTGAGAAGAGTGCAGTACTGGGAGGGGTATGTCTGAATGTAGGTTGCATTCCTTCCAAGACATTGCTGCACATTGCAGAAGTGATAGAAGAGGCTGAGAAGCTGGCTCCCCTTGGGGTCTCCTTCGGTAAGCCTACCTTTGACTTGGAGAAGATCAGATCCCATAGGGATTCGGTTATCAAAACCCTTACCTCCGGGTTGGACTCACTCTGCAAGGCCAGGAAAGTCGAACGTATTGTTGGAGAAGGGTCCTTCCTCTCTGATAATGAACTGAAGGTAGTGACAGAGAAGGAAGAGCTGAAGCTTACCTTCGAGGACCTGATCATAGCGGTTGGGTCCAGGTCGGTACAGATCCCCGGTATTCCCTATGAGGATGAACGTATCTGGGACTCTACCAAAGCCTTGGAGCTCACGCACATCCCCAATCGTCTCGCGATCATAGGGGGAGGCATCATAGGGCTGGAGGTGGCTACCATGTACCACGCGCTTGGATCAAAGATAACCATCATCGAGATGATGGATTCCTTGATCCCCCCTGCTGACAGAGATCTCAAACAGCCGTTGGTGAAGAAACTCAAGAAGCAGTACGAAGCCATCTACACCTCCACAAAGGTGGAAAAGGTAGAAGCAAAGAAGGATGCGCTTACGCTCCACCTAGCTGGGGATAAGGCTCCCTCCACAATCGATGCTGATGCTGTGTTGGTCGCAGTAGGAAGAAAAGTCAATTCCGACCGAATAGCACTTGAGAACACGAGTATCAAGACAACTGGTCGTGGTTGGATTGAGGTGGACAAGAAGCTTAGGACCAATGTCCCTCACATCTTCGCCATTGGGGATGTTGTGGGAGACCCGATGCTTGCTCATAAGAGCAGTCATCAAGGCAAGGTGGCCGCTGAAGTAGCCGCAGGACAAGCATCAGCCTTTACTCCCATGGGAGTTCCCTCAGTCGCTTATACCAGCCCTGAGGTAGCATGGGTTGGCCTGAGTGAAAATGAGGCCAAGGAGAAGGGAATAGCCTACAAGAAGGGGTCTTTCCCTTGGATGGCAAACGGTAGGGCACTAAGTGCTGTCGCAGCAGAGGGCGTCAGCAAGGCACTCTTTGACGAGAAGACAGGACGCTTACTGGGAGCTGGGATCTGTGGAAAGAATGCAGGCGAGCTTATCTCTGAGGCGGTAATTGCCTTGGAGATGGGTACCGTGGCCGAGGATATTGCCCTCAGTATCCACCCTCACCCTACCCTTAGTGAGACGTTTGCAGTAGCTGCAGAACTTGCAGAAGGTACAGCAACCGATACACTTAACAGATAA
- a CDS encoding 2-oxo acid dehydrogenase subunit E2 has protein sequence MATKQILVPDIGDFSDVPIIDVYIKVGDVIAVDDSVVALESEKAVIDIPSPFAGTITKVLVKEGDAVSKDSPVAEIEIEAEGEEEQEKKSTEEEPKKELPEEKKEEKKVEEAVEAPKPEQPKQQVQQEEKPDLVNEQAPGAVYHATPSLRKYARELGVDLAKVKGSGPNGRILHEDVQALVKKALSGGGTPATFGKIELEDFSKYGEIERKKLTRIQKISGPHLQKSWQIIPHVTQYDEADVTELEALRRTIKEEMKRSEDPVSISILPFIVKAVVAALKKFPEMNASFDEDSGELILKHYYHIGIAVDTPEGLIVPVLKDADKKSVTEIARELASISQRARDRKLKPEDLSGGSFSISSLGGIGGTGFTPLINPPQVAILGVSRLAKKPIWNGKEFTPRDVLPFSVAYDHRVIDGAAGVRFTTYLASLLGDLRRVLL, from the coding sequence ATGGCAACAAAACAAATTCTAGTACCAGATATCGGGGATTTCTCTGATGTACCAATCATTGATGTTTACATCAAGGTTGGTGATGTTATCGCTGTCGATGACTCAGTAGTAGCGCTTGAAAGTGAGAAGGCTGTCATTGACATTCCCTCTCCCTTTGCAGGAACCATAACAAAAGTTCTGGTCAAAGAGGGAGATGCTGTTTCCAAGGACTCTCCGGTAGCTGAGATTGAAATCGAAGCTGAAGGTGAAGAAGAACAAGAGAAGAAGAGTACTGAGGAAGAGCCAAAAAAAGAACTACCAGAAGAAAAAAAGGAAGAAAAGAAGGTTGAAGAAGCCGTAGAAGCACCTAAGCCTGAACAACCGAAACAGCAAGTTCAACAAGAAGAAAAACCGGATCTTGTCAATGAACAGGCTCCTGGTGCTGTATACCATGCAACGCCTTCACTTCGCAAATATGCAAGGGAACTCGGGGTTGATCTCGCTAAGGTAAAAGGGAGCGGGCCCAATGGTCGTATCCTGCATGAAGATGTACAGGCTTTAGTGAAAAAGGCACTGAGTGGTGGTGGAACTCCAGCTACCTTCGGCAAGATTGAGCTGGAAGACTTTTCAAAGTATGGGGAGATTGAGCGCAAGAAACTTACCCGTATCCAGAAAATATCGGGACCACACCTGCAGAAAAGCTGGCAGATCATCCCCCATGTCACCCAGTACGATGAGGCCGATGTCACTGAACTTGAAGCATTGAGGAGAACGATCAAGGAGGAGATGAAGAGAAGTGAAGATCCTGTGAGTATCAGTATTCTCCCCTTCATCGTAAAGGCGGTTGTCGCAGCATTGAAGAAATTCCCAGAGATGAATGCTTCATTTGATGAGGACAGTGGTGAGTTGATTCTCAAGCACTACTACCATATCGGTATTGCGGTCGACACCCCAGAGGGCTTGATCGTACCGGTCCTGAAGGATGCAGACAAGAAGAGCGTTACAGAGATTGCAAGGGAGCTTGCAAGCATCAGCCAGCGAGCCCGGGACAGGAAGCTGAAACCAGAGGACCTCTCAGGAGGATCGTTCAGTATCTCAAGCCTTGGAGGGATTGGGGGTACTGGATTCACTCCCCTGATCAATCCACCACAGGTTGCAATCCTTGGAGTCTCAAGACTTGCAAAGAAGCCGATTTGGAATGGCAAGGAGTTTACGCCCCGAGACGTTCTACCCTTCTCAGTAGCCTATGACCATCGGGTCATTGATGGTGCTGCTGGAGTTCGCTTTACTACGTATCTCGCATCCCTGTTGGGCGATTTGCGACGAGTACTACTCTAA
- a CDS encoding type II toxin-antitoxin system HigB family toxin, producing MIAKRYLLEFGLKHPNVKGELASWYHMIDKNEFPDPSSIKAIFRSADIIPDDRIVFNIKGNSYRIIVKVRYATQTMFIRFIGTHAEYDKVNAETI from the coding sequence GTGATAGCAAAAAGATATTTACTTGAATTTGGCTTAAAACATCCTAATGTGAAAGGCGAACTTGCTTCCTGGTATCATATGATTGATAAAAATGAATTTCCTGATCCAAGCTCAATCAAAGCAATATTTCGATCAGCGGATATCATTCCCGATGATAGAATAGTATTTAACATAAAAGGAAATTCTTACAGGATTATTGTAAAAGTTAGGTATGCAACACAAACCATGTTTATCAGATTCATTGGTACCCATGCAGAGTATGACAAGGTAAATGCGGAGACAATTTGA
- a CDS encoding tetratricopeptide repeat protein, which produces MSTLYVELLGSPRFSVDSRKISFARRRSKALLGYLVCTERRATREELADLFWPDSNASRAMGSLRTILSEIHTCLQGAFLLSDGDVLYLDTTHISCDLLAFRSILESGPDLPAMRKAVGLWKGGFLKGFTISSSPGFSAWQIQEEQNVFYEYKQLLRSLYEAEIKQGDYLSALNHARKYLHLDTFDEEGHRAVIYIHALRGERKLALQQYDTCRTIMWEEFESEVEDETRALVQRIKNGEIRKDGISIMDNTHAPRLAILPLYRIDIENHEVLLFLNMVMEALEDYFAVVPHLRIISRTSTLAYKDSGKRLSLIAAELQADYIIEGFCRGDETSLMIEARLLQTKPDEVTAIKTITLSPHTDNPAVAARYIGDAINMHFSPNATIETPKAGKVVQQQSNVHVSMFSSKLKLQAKHLLRIDEEGVCLKAVALFREAVRIDPSDAEAWAGIGSALLAYSDKGICFPNRTDKLQEAEKVARKALEIDEEEPTALTILGTIAVQKDWNFDRAEELFQKSLQLRPNNTRTLRDYAELCIMTGRYEEARRLSEYVNALDPVNHHNFKIRFWLHLVFHEFQMAEDVVRQHFLLYPDPPLDQILHAHIHLIRGNIDAAMRCFEDIDPTKEMPLSWNHALLVGMGYSLAKKGRTSEAIAIIEQLQQNKSGTVYPYIPIAQIFIGLGEYDSALDWVEIAVEAHDPGLFFLAVNPLFFPLNNHARMEKIVKKTKIVLVNL; this is translated from the coding sequence ATGAGTACTCTGTACGTAGAACTTCTTGGTTCACCAAGGTTCAGCGTAGACTCTCGGAAGATATCCTTCGCTCGGAGAAGATCAAAAGCTCTTTTGGGCTATCTTGTGTGTACTGAAAGAAGAGCTACGAGGGAAGAGCTGGCTGATTTGTTCTGGCCAGATAGCAATGCTTCCCGAGCGATGGGGTCTTTGCGTACAATCCTGTCTGAAATACATACATGCTTACAGGGGGCTTTCTTGCTCTCTGACGGGGATGTTTTGTACCTCGATACTACTCATATCAGTTGTGACCTCCTTGCATTTAGAAGCATCCTGGAGAGTGGGCCAGACCTACCAGCCATGCGTAAAGCTGTCGGACTTTGGAAGGGTGGGTTCCTGAAGGGATTCACTATCAGCTCATCCCCAGGATTCTCTGCGTGGCAAATACAGGAAGAACAGAATGTGTTTTACGAGTATAAGCAACTGCTACGCTCGTTGTATGAAGCCGAGATCAAACAGGGTGATTACCTCTCTGCATTGAATCATGCCCGAAAATATTTGCATCTCGATACCTTCGACGAGGAAGGTCATAGGGCTGTAATCTACATACACGCATTAAGGGGAGAGAGGAAACTTGCATTGCAGCAGTACGATACCTGCAGAACTATCATGTGGGAGGAGTTCGAGTCCGAAGTTGAAGATGAAACACGAGCCCTTGTGCAACGAATTAAAAATGGAGAAATTCGAAAAGACGGTATATCCATCATGGATAATACCCATGCTCCAAGACTGGCAATACTTCCCTTATACAGAATTGATATAGAGAATCATGAGGTGCTGCTTTTTCTCAATATGGTGATGGAGGCATTGGAAGACTACTTTGCAGTGGTGCCACATCTGAGAATCATCTCCAGAACCTCAACCTTGGCCTATAAGGATTCTGGTAAGCGGTTGTCACTCATAGCCGCAGAGCTTCAGGCCGATTACATTATTGAAGGATTCTGTCGTGGAGATGAGACCTCCCTGATGATTGAGGCAAGGCTCTTGCAGACAAAACCGGATGAGGTAACTGCAATAAAGACCATAACCCTCTCTCCACATACAGATAACCCGGCTGTTGCTGCCCGATATATCGGAGATGCCATCAATATGCATTTTTCCCCAAACGCTACAATCGAAACACCAAAAGCGGGAAAAGTAGTCCAACAACAAAGCAATGTTCATGTCTCTATGTTCAGCAGCAAGTTAAAGCTGCAGGCAAAACACCTCTTGAGGATTGATGAGGAAGGAGTCTGCCTGAAAGCCGTTGCATTATTTAGGGAGGCTGTACGAATAGATCCTTCTGATGCGGAAGCATGGGCAGGGATTGGCTCAGCATTGTTAGCCTACAGTGATAAAGGGATTTGTTTCCCTAACCGTACAGACAAGTTACAGGAAGCCGAGAAAGTGGCGAGAAAAGCACTTGAAATTGATGAAGAGGAACCAACAGCGTTAACCATCCTTGGAACCATTGCAGTGCAGAAAGATTGGAATTTCGATAGGGCAGAGGAGCTCTTTCAAAAGTCTTTACAGCTTAGGCCGAACAATACCAGAACGCTGCGAGATTATGCGGAACTCTGCATTATGACCGGCCGCTATGAGGAAGCCCGCAGATTGTCTGAATACGTCAATGCCTTGGATCCTGTAAATCATCATAATTTCAAGATCCGTTTCTGGTTGCATCTTGTTTTCCACGAATTCCAGATGGCTGAAGATGTGGTACGACAACACTTCCTTCTCTATCCCGATCCTCCACTGGATCAAATATTGCATGCGCATATTCATTTGATCCGCGGGAATATTGATGCTGCCATGAGATGCTTTGAGGATATAGACCCTACTAAGGAGATGCCCCTCTCATGGAATCATGCATTGCTTGTTGGAATGGGATACAGTCTTGCAAAAAAAGGGAGAACTAGCGAAGCCATTGCCATTATTGAGCAGTTACAACAGAATAAGTCGGGTACCGTATATCCTTACATACCAATCGCCCAGATCTTTATCGGTTTAGGAGAGTATGATTCAGCACTGGATTGGGTAGAAATTGCGGTAGAAGCCCATGACCCTGGTCTTTTTTTCTTGGCAGTGAATCCACTGTTCTTTCCATTGAACAATCATGCTCGAATGGAGAAGATTGTTAAAAAAACCAAGATAGTTCTTGTAAATTTGTAA
- a CDS encoding peptidylprolyl isomerase: protein MQISDKHVVSMNYTLKNDQGTVLDTSENREPLSFIVGSGMIIPGLEKELHGKEKGDKVSVTVEPKEGYGEYDPSQTVAVSKNQFAEGTEVKVGMTVQAQREDGQVQLLTIKEVVDDTITLDANHPLAGETLHFDVQIEDVREATEEEIEHGHVH from the coding sequence ATGCAGATTTCTGACAAGCATGTAGTAAGTATGAACTACACATTGAAAAACGACCAGGGAACAGTTCTTGATACTTCTGAAAACCGTGAACCGCTTTCTTTCATCGTCGGTTCCGGAATGATCATTCCAGGGCTGGAGAAAGAACTGCACGGTAAAGAAAAGGGAGACAAGGTATCAGTAACCGTCGAACCCAAGGAAGGGTATGGTGAATATGATCCTTCCCAGACTGTCGCAGTTTCCAAGAATCAGTTTGCTGAAGGAACTGAAGTCAAGGTGGGTATGACTGTTCAAGCCCAGAGAGAAGACGGTCAAGTACAGCTACTGACCATTAAAGAGGTTGTGGATGACACCATTACCTTGGATGCAAACCACCCTCTTGCTGGAGAGACCCTCCATTTCGATGTTCAGATCGAAGATGTCCGTGAGGCTACAGAGGAAGAGATTGAACACGGTCACGTACACTGA
- a CDS encoding DNA-binding protein, producing the protein MKPKVLKNDLEYEMALNHVESLMEQPETAIINDEIELFTTLISIYEEENFPIDLPDPIDAILFVMDQQGLSRKDLVPLIGSQSKVSEILNRKRPLSLSMMRRLHEELNIPAAILLQDTQQNRFL; encoded by the coding sequence ATGAAACCAAAAGTATTAAAAAATGATCTCGAATATGAGATGGCTCTCAATCATGTCGAATCTCTAATGGAACAACCTGAAACTGCAATAATCAATGACGAGATTGAACTATTTACTACATTAATCTCAATCTATGAAGAGGAAAATTTTCCTATTGATCTTCCAGATCCAATCGATGCAATTTTGTTTGTAATGGATCAACAAGGACTGTCCAGAAAAGATCTCGTTCCCCTTATTGGTAGTCAAAGCAAGGTATCTGAAATTTTGAACAGAAAACGCCCTCTCAGTCTTTCTATGATGAGAAGGCTTCATGAGGAATTGAATATTCCAGCAGCAATTCTACTTCAAGACACACAACAAAACAGATTCCTATAA
- a CDS encoding GGDEF domain-containing protein, translating into MSLHYPTLGSVLLTVGILTSVMMIFIWRLYPTLQGTSLWAVGALLTTLGFFPMWLEPTLGSIAIVLNNIATITIPLLIFEGAIRFKGLHPLDHVRVPFEILYGIGYLLSTLLNIQNARGRYMINDLLMMIVLALTIVVLLWKVKGLERIVYIIIAVTFALMFVAFFFRWLFSMLNSDFLNDPNQVLTPIIFFTLVPWAIGWSYGFILIINIKGRQALFDAARTDVLTGLNNRLWMTEQFDAALKAATTKGTSLCLSVLDVNGFKKLNDKYGHMFGDEVLRHIGKVIRERLTDGDSAIRYGGDEFILLLTCPKSGNNLTQKLHQIVDAVTEPITIESVDLNLSISFGNALYPKDGTTSDDLFKVADSRMYAQKRSAMR; encoded by the coding sequence ATGTCGTTACATTATCCAACACTGGGATCGGTGCTGCTTACAGTTGGAATTCTCACTTCCGTTATGATGATTTTCATCTGGCGATTATACCCTACATTACAGGGCACCAGCCTTTGGGCAGTTGGAGCACTACTGACCACGTTAGGATTCTTTCCCATGTGGCTGGAACCAACGCTTGGCAGTATCGCTATTGTTCTGAACAATATTGCAACAATTACCATCCCACTGCTCATATTCGAGGGAGCCATCAGGTTCAAGGGGCTTCATCCGCTAGACCATGTACGCGTACCTTTTGAGATTCTGTATGGAATAGGCTATCTTCTTTCGACTCTCTTGAACATACAAAATGCAAGAGGGCGATATATGATCAATGATCTTCTCATGATGATTGTCCTTGCCTTGACCATCGTGGTCCTGCTATGGAAGGTGAAAGGGCTTGAACGTATTGTCTATATAATCATTGCAGTCACATTCGCCCTGATGTTTGTTGCCTTCTTCTTTCGATGGCTGTTCTCAATGCTTAACAGCGATTTCCTGAACGATCCCAATCAGGTGCTGACCCCCATAATCTTTTTCACGCTTGTCCCCTGGGCTATCGGTTGGTCATATGGATTTATTCTCATTATCAACATCAAGGGAAGACAGGCGCTCTTTGACGCAGCCCGTACTGACGTGCTTACGGGATTGAACAATCGGTTATGGATGACCGAACAATTTGACGCTGCGCTCAAGGCTGCAACCACCAAAGGTACCTCTCTGTGTCTTTCAGTATTGGATGTCAATGGATTCAAGAAACTCAACGATAAGTATGGACACATGTTTGGGGATGAAGTGTTACGGCACATAGGCAAGGTAATAAGAGAACGACTGACTGATGGGGATTCAGCTATCCGTTATGGAGGGGATGAATTCATCCTCCTCCTCACTTGCCCAAAATCAGGCAACAATCTTACGCAAAAATTACATCAGATTGTAGATGCCGTTACAGAACCAATAACCATTGAATCTGTTGACCTGAACCTATCCATAAGCTTTGGGAATGCTCTCTATCCTAAGGATGGAACTACCAGTGATGACCTCTTCAAGGTTGCCGACAGTAGGATGTATGCACAGAAACGCTCTGCAATGCGATGA